The Thermodesulfobacteriota bacterium genomic interval CGGATGTCGTTGGACTGAGCTTCTTATCTGGGGCACACCTGGGGTTAACGGAGAGGTTGATAATATGTCTTAGGGCTCTTGGCATCGAAGACAAAAAAGTTGTCGTAGGTGGTGTCATCCCGAAGGAGGATATCTCTCAGCTCAAGGAGATGGGGGTTATCGAGGTCTTCCCGATAGGGAGCCAGATTAACAAGATTGTCGAGACCCTCGCCGAAAGCTGGAACAGATAGAAACTGTCATTGCGAGGAGCAGGTGAGCCGAAGCCCTGAACGAAGTGAAGGGGACGTGGCAAACGTAAGACCATATAAAAACGGGGAGACATGTTCAAGCGAGGCAAGGTTTGCCATACTTTTTTCTGAGAGGTACCTTCTTTATCTTTCCACTGGCTGTCTTTGGAAGTTCGTCAACAAAAATCACTGATTTTGGTGTCTTGTATCCTGCTAATTTCCCTTTACAGAAATCCAGTGCCTCTTTCTCCGTCATGGTTTCTCCCTCTTTTAAGGCAATTATGGCCTTACCCACCTCTCCCCATTCATCATCAGCAACCCCAATTACTGCCGACTCCAGAATCTTCGGGTGAATAGCATAGACCTTTTCAATCTCTGCCGGATAGACATTCTCACCGCCGCTTATAAACATATCCTTCTCTCTGTCTACTATGTAAACGTATCCCTCATCATCTACCCTGGCAAGGTCTCCGGTATGCAACCAACCACCTCTTATGGTCCGGGCTGTCTCCTCTGGAAGATTCCAATAGTCTGTCATCTGAATAGGGCCTTTTACAATGATCTCTCCGATCTCCCCTGGCACTACATCCGCACCTTTCCTGTTTACCACTTTGACATCACTATGGAAGACAGGCAACCCCACAGAACCTGCTTTTCTGATAGAATCAACCTCAGGAAGCCACAGGACAATAGAGGTCTCCGTCTGACCGAATACCTGTCTTATGGGTATATTCCTTTTTTGGTATTCTTTAATGAGGGAAAGGGGGCATACTTCACCTGCTGTCATACATGTCCTCAGGGAGTTAAGAACATACCTTTCCATATCGGTCTTCTTCAGTATAAAGTTGAGCATGGTGGGAACCGCCATCATCAGGGTGATCTTATACCTTTCGATGAGCCGTAATACCTCTTCAGGATCAAAGTGTTTCTGAATAATAGCCGTCCCTCCTTTATAAAGGATGGGTACTGCGGTTATGTTGAGCCCGCCGGAATGAAAAAGGGGCATTACTACCAGCATCCTGTCGGTTGAAGATATATCAAAGTAAATATCTGCATTGAAGGTATTGTAGAATGTCTTCCTGTGAGATAAAAGTGCCCCTTTAGGCTGGCCGGTAGTCCCTGACGTATACATGATCATCTGAGGGTCTTCCAGTTCAACCTCTTCCTTAATTTCAGGTTCACTCATCGGATGCCGGAGGAGCAGTCCTTCATAGTCAAACGCCCAGGAAGGTGTATCACCATCTACCTGGATAAAGTTTCCTTTCTTAACAGGTATAGCTGAACGAATGGAATCTACAGCATCAGCAAGATCAGAGTTATATATCAGCATCTCCGCCCCACAGTTGTTCAACATAAACTCCAGCTCAGGCCCTGCAAGCCTGAAGTTCAGGGGAACAAATATTGCACCCAATTTAGCTGCAGCAAAGTAGACCTCTAAAAACTGATGGCAGTTGTAAAACAGGACTGCCACTCTATCGCCCTTTTTAATTCCACTATCGACCATTGCATGTGCCAGTTGATTGGTCCTTTCATTGACCTGCCGGTAGGAAAATTCTTTTTCTTCGAATATTACAGCCGTCTTTCCAGAAGAGAGGATTGCCCTCTTCCTGATCCAATCACCAACATTCATCTCATTATTGTCCCCTTTGGGAAATGGGAGAAAAACCCTTCCGCCTGAGGCGGAAAGACTTCAGTTCGATCTTTTGCGCCGCAAGGATTCGAGGGGTCGAGGATTCCAGGATTCGAGAGTAATGAAGAAAAGATTCTCCCTTGACCCCTTTCCGCCTCTGGCGGACTTGAACCCTTAAGCCATCGGCTTTAGACGATGGTAGTTAACATCTTCTAAAAGCTATTCTCCAAGATAGTACTTCCTGGGATCAAACATCCGCAGCATTATAAGCTCTTCCAGCTCAGGAGGAGGTATCTCTTCCGGGTCAGAAGAGACCTTTAAATCCCATCCGCAGTTCTCCTTTATTTGTCGGATATGATCTTCCTTCGTGGTTACCCCCTTGTCTGGAAAATAACCTGTAAGGGTAAATTCCTCATCATTCCCTATCTTTTCAAAGACACCCAGGGTGGATACCAGTGTGGTAACCTTTCTCCCCGGGGAGGTTATGTAGCTTACCCTATCCAAAAACCGCCTTCTGGAATGGACGGCAATTGCAACTACCTCCTGAGCACATGTAGCAATATCATTTGCACCTCCCGACCCGGCAATATATAAGAGCCTCTCCGGAATCTTTGTTGTATTGATATTCCCATATTTGTCTATCTGGCCTATCCCCAGGGTGCCAACACATCTATTCCTGGAGCCGCCCATAAATATACCCATGATGTCATGGGTGTCAACTATTGCCTTGCAGGTAGGGAAATTACGGTTGTTAAATACGGCGGGATCAAAAGGTGTAGGGGTGTAACCATATAGACCTATTTCTGCCATAAGCTCTATGTCGAATCCCTCTTCCTTCAGGTCAAAATAGGCAAGCCATGCCCCAAGGTTGGCAATTCCTGCACCAGCAAGTATTGTCCTGTAATCATTTTTCTTTATTTTCTCTTTCGTTTTTCTCCCCGCAATAACAATTGCCATCTCAAGTGGAGTATATTCAGGAGAATCGTATTCTCTGGTGATTGCCTCTACATCATACCGCCATGAATCGGCATGGGTCTTCCCTTTCAGTGCAAGGATACGATTGTAGCCCAATTTGTTCAAATAATCTTTGTGATCTTTACATCCCAGAACCCATTTGTCTATCCACCTGTCGAACTCCTCCGGGTTCTTTGCCGCTTCACATGCCTCGTCCACAAAATCGTAATCCTCAGCATAAACTGGAAAATCACTCATGCCCCCCTTGGCAAGGCCACTGGGATGGGAGCCTAATGGTACCTCACACACTGCGGTGACATAGTCTCCCGGAAGCTTCATAAGATGTGAATACTGCCTTATAAAATCGGTAGAGACTATCTTCTCTACCGTTACTATAGTCCCTTTTTTACTTCCCATACAACCGTAGAGGTTCTCTGCATATGGAGGAAGCAGCAGGGTATTCCCATACCTATCAGCAGCCCAACCATGGGTCAGGGATATATCAGGATAAAGCGCCCTTGCCAGACCAATTTTCTCTCCGCCCTGGAAGGGATCATCTATTACAATAAAGTCTTCTTTGTTCTCCTTCTCCATATCACTGCCGATGAGGGATTTTGTCGGCATGAATTCTACACCCATGGCAGCAGCCTTTAACCTGAGAGGTAACGAAAGTATGGACCATATCTCTATCTGTGTGGTCTTTTCTTTGTATGCCCTTTGAAAGACAGCATTAGGACCTATTGTATAATAAGGGTCTCCACAGTAAGTGGTAATGAGCTTCTTTACCAGACCACCATGAACGAGAACAGCTATGGGGTGATTTAATGATATACCAGTTATTGTAAAATCTGGCATTTTCCCCCAAAACTGTCTCGCAATCTCATAGATAATTGCACTGCACCACCTCACTCCTGTCTGACAGGTATGCAGCAGCATACCAGGGTTTATATTGTTTCTTACTACCCCGGCCAAATCACATACCTTGTCTGTCCCTTCGTACTCCCTTATCTTAAACCTGTTTTCCAATATCTCTTTAACCTTACCCTTCATTCTTCTTCTACCAACCCCTCTTGAGTATAGTGACCGCACTGGACTGGACATCACCCAGTTCTATAGTATCCTGAAACCCTCCGGCACAGTGGGTAAAGGCAACTTTTGCCCCTTTTACCTGATTTTCTGCAACTCCCCGGAGCTGCCATACCGCTTCGGCTACCTGAGCCAGACCAGTGGCTCCTATAGGATGCCCTCTGGACATCAGCCCACCGCTGGGACTTACCGGCAATTTCCCCCCCATATCGGATATCCCTTCTTCGATGAATCTACCCCCCCCACCTTTCTTGCAAAACCCGAAGTCTTCATAGTGAATAATCTCAGCTATAGTAAAACAATCATGGACCTCCGCAAAATCAAGGTCTTCGGGTCCAATACCGGCAGTTTCATAGGCATCTAATGCCGCCAGACGATCTGACCCAAAGGTAGTGATGTCCTTGCATTTCTCATACGGACCTGACCTAAGAGCAGAGGCTGCTATTTCAACAGGTTTTCTGGTATATTTATTAACAACCTCTTTGCTGCAAAGGATTGCTGCAGCAGATCCATCGGTAGTGGGACAACAGTTTAAAAGGGTCAGGGGTTCTACTATAACAGGAGAATTCAAGACCTCCTCTATCGTTATAGGGTCTTTATACTGGCAGCGAGGGTTAGGACCTGCATTCTTACGATTTTTTACAGCAACCATGGCGAGATGCTCAGGGGTCGTGCCGTAGTCAGCCATATGACGGGTTGCAACATTCCCAAAATAGATGGGGGGACTGAAACCCATCAACGTGAGCAATTCTACCCCGTCTGAGGTCAGAGGACGTCCCTTTCCTGTTCTCCCCGTTAGTTTTTCTACACCAATGGCAAGGGCTACATCGTACATGCCTGTACCCACCGCCATCCAGGCTTCTCTCAGGGCAGTAGAACCACTGGAGCAAAAGTTCCCTACACTGCTTATGGGGATTCCTGAAATACCCAATTCCCATAGAATAGATTGCCCAACCCCGCATTCTCTATTGTAAAGCTGCCCTGTTCTGGCATGTCCGGCATATGCAACCTGTATATCCTTCTTATTGATACAGGCATCCCGTAAGGCATTCAAGGCTGCCGTCCTTCCCAGTTCTATAACATTGGACTCAGGAAATCTACCGAACATGGTCATCCCTACACCAATGATATACACGGTTCTCATAATCCAACTCCTTTAAAAGTTAAAGGGAAACAGGCTTGAACTTGTATCCATATACCGCCTGACCCGCCTCATCTTCACGAATTTTGTCAACAATAAGCTCTAAGTCCATATTGATCTTTAACTTCTCTTTATCACACTCTGCAAGAGGCGAGAATATCCGCAGCCCTTCCGGGAGATCTACATATCCTATGGCATAAGGGGCATTAAAACCTAACGGTGCCGCCTTCACTATGCAGTAGGTATATAATTTCCCCTTATTGCCCAAGAGTACGTCCTCCGGCATCTCATCCTTCAGGCAGTTTGGGCAGATAGCCCTCCTGGGGAAGAAATACTCCCCACAGGAGCTACACTTACTTCCTATCAGATGGGGCTTTTCAGAGGGAGACTCCGGCAATTTGATAAAGGGTCTTAGCTTCGGATCTATGAAGTCCCCTATCGTATCAACTCTCGAAACGCTATTGTCTCTTGTCATCCAGTATACTCCTCTGCTAATTAACCAAACCTTCCTCCGCTCACATGAATAACCTCTCCTGAGATAAAACTCGCCTCATCCGACACCAGAAATAGGATTGTGTTGGCAACATCTATCGGCTCTCCAAGCCTCTTAATGGGCATATTTGCCAGTTGTCTTTCCTTTATCATCTCAAACTTTGGGTGCCCCTTCATCAGCTCGGTAGCAATTATACCAGGAGCAATGGCATTCACATTTATGTTGTACCGACCGAATTCCCATGCCATGGATTTAGTAAGACCTATTATCCCTGCCTTTGCGGATGAATAGTTTGCCTGCCCGGGGTTCCCGTGCCATGCCCTGGAAGAAATATTTACTACCTTGCCGTATTTTTGCTCTACCATATATTTAGTAGCAAATTTGGCGCATAGAAATGCCCCCTTAAGGTCTGTATCAAGGACATCATCCCAATCCTTTTCTGTCATGTCCTTTATAAGCATATCCCTGTTGAATCCTGCATTGTTGACCAGAATGTCCAGCTTCCCAAACGCTTCTACCGCCTTCGCCATTAATGCCTCTACCTCATCTATTCTGGTCACGTCTGTTCTTACGGCTATAGCACTCCCTCCCTTAGCCTTTATGTCATTTGCTACCTTTATGGCATTCTCCTCATTTATGTCAGTAATTACAACCTTGGCACCCTCTTCAGAAAGCCTGCGTACTGTTGCCTCACCTATGCCCCTTCCTGAACCAGTAACAACTGCCACTCTGTCCTTAACTCTCATTGTACTTACCCTCCTTCTATTTTTTCCTCTTTATCATTAGTGGGGTTTCACCTTCCTGCACAAGTTCTCCCCTCTGGTTATACAGCTCTCTCTTTAATACAAAGACTCCTCTCTCGGGGTTCTTCGTCTCTTTCTTGTCTATTATCCTGACCTTTACAGTAACAGTGTCACCTATCTTGATAGGTCCTTTGAACTTCCATTCTAATCCGAGAAAGGCAATAAGATTTCTTGCTGTTTGCTGGCACAGTTCTGTACGTGTAAACAGCCCCGAAGCTATAGACAGCCCCAGAAGCCCGTGGGCTATTCTGGTTCCATACATATTACCCTTACAAAACTCTTCACTGGTGTGAAGCTCATTGTAATCCCCGGAAAGTCCTGCAAAGTTAACAACATCCGCCTCTGTAACGGTTCGGGAGGGAGATGTGTACTCTTCCCCAATCTCCAGGTCTTCCCAGTATTTTAGTGCAGATTTTTTCGCCATATTAAACTCCTTTCTTTATTTTTTGTAAGCGTTTAGCTATCAGCCCTCAGCTTTCAGTAAAAAAACAAATCCTTTTGCCCTTCGCCTTGTTTACTATAACATATCCTGCTGATAGCCATTTGCTGACCCCCGTCCTCTGACCTCTGTCTCCTGCCCTCTGCTATCATCTAATGGCAGACATACCCAGGACATCTCTCCCTATTATCAATGTCTGAATCTCCGTGGTACCCTCGGGAATCATCGCCCCTCTGGCATCCCTGAAATACCGTTCAATAGGAAACTCCTTGGAGTAACCGTACCCTCCATGAACCTGCAGGGCATTGGATGCTGTTTTGAAGGCCGCTTCACAGGCGAAAAGCTTTGCAACAGAACAAAATCTGTCACACCTGCCGCCTGTTTCCAGACATTTGGCTGCCTGATAGCCCAAAAGACGGGATGCCATGGTATCGGCTACCATTTCCACTATGAGTTTCTGAACCAGCTGGAAGCTACCGATGGGTTTTCCAAACTGTTTCCTCTCTTTCGCATACTTTACTGAGGCATTAATACAGGCTTGCGCAATTCCTACGGAACCCATAGCAACATTATGCCTCCCTTCATTCAATGTTGTAAGGGCAATCTTAAGACCTTTCCCTTCTGGGCCAAACATATTTTCTTTGGGAACTTTGGCATCTTCAAATACAAGCTCAGATGCAACCATGGCATGCCCGAACATCTTCTCTATATCCTTAGCTGAATAAGGGGTCTCTTTCTTATCTACGATAAAAGCAGATATTCCGCCAGGGCCTTTGCTCCTGTCTGTAGAAGCAAATATAATCCCTACATCAGCGGTACTTCCATTGGTAACCCACATCTTAGTCCCGTTCACAATAAAATGACCATCCTGCAGGTCAGCCCTCGTCTCTATACCTGATGCATCAGATCCCACATTGGGCTCGGTTATGGCTATGAATCCTGTCTTGTCGGCAGAAAGCAGAGAAGGAAGATATTTCTTTTTTTGTTCCTCTGTGCCGTTTACATAAATGGTATAGGGAATCAGATTTAATGGTCCATTTGCCATTATTCTAAGGGCTCCCCATGTTCTGCCGGCCTCCTCCATAAGTATTCCAAGAGAGAGATAGTCTAGCCCTAAGCCACCATATTCCGGCGGTACAAGGGCGCCAACATATCCCATAGGGATGAGCTTCTTAATAAGGTCTCTGGGCATCTCCTTCTTTTTCTCACACTCCTCCACAATAGGGGCAACCTCGTTATCCATAAATTTTCTAACAGTGTCTTGAAGAATCTTCTGCTCCTCGGTTAACTCAAAATCCATTAATAACCTCCTTTAAATAGGCTGTTGCCCAAACGAAAATTCGGAATTTGGGCAACATACCGTAATTTTTTAGTCCCCAAAGACCTTTCGAAATATCACTTTTGCACCAAAGACATTCTCAAACAAAGAAACCGCTTTGTCAAGGTCTTTAACGGCTATCCCTACATGGTTTATCTTTTTTATCATCATCTCTGCTTCTTTCCGGTAAGTGAACTATCTATGTTCACGGTCTCTATCATCTCTCTGGCATGCTCTTTAACCGCCTCAGTAATCTCCGCTCCGGCAAGCATTCGTGCAATCTCGCCTATCCTTTCCTCCTTATCCAATCTCATAACCGATGTAGCAGCACGACCATCTTTGACCCCCTTGTTTATGTTGTAATGGGTATCTGCAAAGCGAGCAATCTGAGGCAGATGGGTAATACAGATAACCTGATGGAACCTTGAGAGAGATTTGAGTTTTTGACCTACTATATCAGCTACCTTTCCGCCAATACCAGCATCTACCTCGTCAAAGATCAATGTCTCCACCCCACCCCTTTGTGCCAATATGCTCTTTAAGGCAAGGATAACCCTTGACAACTCCCCTCCTGATGCAATTCTGGAAAGGGCTTTTGGAGGTTCACCCGGATTGGGTGATAACAGAAATTCAACATTATCTATCCCCTTACCGGTAACCCTGATGTCGCCTATATCTATATTTTCATACAGACTACCCCTGGTGTTAAAACGGTGGTTATTAATGCCCGCCTCAAATACAGTTTTCTCCATCCCCACCGACCACAGTTCTTTCTCAATGCTGTCTTTCAGTTTTTCTGCTGCGGTTCTCCTCTTATCTGAGAGGTCCTCTGCCATCTTCAGTATTTCCATCTCAGTATCATGGAGATCATTCTTAAGTCGGGCTATAGTGTCTTCACTATTTGAAATATCTCCCAGTTCTCTCTGTATTCTCTCCTTATGTTGAATAATTTCACCTATTGTGGAACCATACTTCTTCTTCAGTTTATTGATCTCCAGAAGCCTCTGTTCCACTTCCTCCAATTTGGCAGGATCGAATTCTATCTTCTGTGCATAGTCCCTAAGATATAAGGCTATATCTTCCAGTTCAATGATAGAGGATTCCATGGCATCATGCAGTTTTACTAATGAACTGTCGATCCTGGAGATGTCTTTGATATTGTTTTTTGCCCCCTTTAGATTCTCCAATACAGATTCTTTTGCTCCATAAATAGTATTATAGGCATGGTTAGAATACTCCAGGAGTTTCTCTGAATTTATAAGGATATCCTTCTCTCTCTTCAGGTCATCATCTTCTCCAGCCCTGAGATTTGCCCTTTCTATTTCATTCCATTGAAAATCCAGAAGGGATTCCCTTTCTGCCCTCTTATCGGCAGCATGACTAAGTTCAGCCAACTCACTGGACAGTTTAAGTAGTCGCTTGAAAAGGGTGCCTACCCTCTCTCTGAGAGAATGGAGGCTGCCAAAGTCGTCAAGGATGTCAATATGCCTTTCAGGATTGAGCAGCAACTGGCTTTCATGCTGCCCTGAGATAGCAATCAGGTCCTCTCCTATTCCGGCAAGCATACCCAGGGTAGCCAGCCCTCCATTTATAAAAACCTTGTTCTTGCCAGAGTGAGAAATCACTCGTTTGACAACCAGGTTTTCCTCTTTTTCAATTCCTAACCCATCTATTTTATTTAAAATTACGTTGTTATCAGAAATATCAAAAAGTGCCTCTACTATTGCCTCCTCTTCATCGCTTCTTATTATGTCCGTAGATGTCCTTCTGCCCTGAAGCAGGTTAATGGCATTGATTATTATGGATTTTCCGGCTCCTGTCTCGCCAGAAAGCACATTTAAGCCAGCAGAAAAAGAGAGGGTTAATTCATCAATGATGGCAAAATTCTTAATAGTAAGCTCACTCAGCATTACTTTTAGCTTATCTTTCTCCCCATTTTAACTTCGCTCTTAAAACCTCGAAATAGTTTTTATGGAGAGGCTCTATAAGGTAAACATGACTTTTTGCCTTTTTTATCTCCAGCATACTGCCGGCATCGAAGGCAAAACCTACCTGACCATCCAGGGTTAAGAACACATCCTCATTCATGGAGATAAGAGTTACTTCAACAGTTACATTATCTGGTAAAATAAGGGGCCTGTTAGTAAGGGTATGGGGGCAGATAGGGGTGATTATTACAGAGTGCAAAGGGGGATAAACAATAGGTCCTCCTGCAGAAAGTGAATATGCCGTTGAACCTGTGGGCGTACATATTATTAATCCATCGGCTTTAAAAGTTGTCAGATACTTGCCATTTATACTGATTTCTAAATCAATAATTCTGGCAAGAGCCCCTTTGTTAATAACTGCATCATTCAGTACTCTGTATTCATCGACCTTTTTCCCTTCACGGTGAAGACTGACTTTTAGCGCTGTTCGATTGCTGAGTTTGTAGTCACCCCTGATAACACTTTCTAAAACAGGGTATAACTCATCCATGGTTATGGCGGTGAGGAACCCAAGCCCACCCAGGTTTACCCCCAGAATCGGCACCTTCCTGTTGCCTATAACCCTGGCAACACTGAGCAGGGTTCCATCCCCGCCCAGTACGATAATCATATCCACCAATGAAGGGATCCTGGTTATATCATAGCCAGATGGGTGCTTAATTAAGGAAGCCAGTGCACTGTCTAAAAAGACCTCAATAGAACGCTCAACTAACCATCCAACAAGCCTTTTTGTAACCTCTATTGCCTCCGGCTTATTCGGCTTTGCAATAATCCCGATCTTCTTCATAAAATTATACTCTCATGCTCTTACGTATTTATCATACCTCAAGTATCTTTTTTTAACACAAAAAGGAGGAAGTTGTCCATTTAAAAAATTTAACAAACGGTTATATGGGGTTATGGGTTTTTTCTGGGGCAATATTCATGAATGCAGTTATCCGGCTAATTTGGAGCCTACCCAATAACCTCAAGAAAACGTTTTTTGTCATTCTGAACGAAGTGAAGAATCTAATAAAATTGTCAGATAGACTCTTTGCTATGAATTACAATAACACACCGGCAAAATTTTAGCTTCAACTTGCAAATTATAGTGTTTATGTGGTAAAGTACAAAAAGAACGTAATATACTAACTTATTATGCAGTTCTAAGTAATCTGAGCATGATCTGCTGGAGGACTTGATGTCGATTTATTTGGTTATAGTGATCGCTTTAGCTTTCATTTCTGTCCTGATCACCGTGTTACCTCAGTTTTCCGCATGTCGGAGGCAAAAGGCGGAGTTTGTGAGCTATTTCTTAACTCTGTCCGCCACGCTTGTGGGTGTTTTTTTTGCAATCTATTTCGCCGACTTACAAAAAAACGCGTATGAACGGAAACGGGTAGAACAAGTCGTTCTGTCCGGCGAACGAGAAGCTAGAGATGTTAGAAAAAAGGCAACGTTGTTGCTCGCCACGTTAGAATATCTCGGTTCGAGTCAAGCCTATGCCGATAGAAAGATGAAAGTTGAAGACTTTATTGCTTTGCCCCAATTTATTTTTGCGACAATGAACGATCAGGGATTTATGAAGCAGATCTCAGACCAAGGTTTTTCCTATCTGAAGAGCGAACTACACACACTTAAGAGGCTCTACGACAAAATTCAGCAGAACAATCTCCGCGGAGGCAAAACTTTTAAGAAAACGATTAAGAACATCGAGACCTTCTGCGTTAGGTTGGCATGCATAGAGGAGCTATTAAAGTTATGAGCGGATGGTCCTTTCAGGTGAGATTAAACGAGATGAGATCACGCACTATCAAAAACTATTTTTAGCCGAAATGCTAGGAATTAACCCTAATCCACCTGTGCCAGATCGCTACAGTAAAGGATACATTAGTTACTTCCACGTGTGGAAAAACGAGCTAGCGTTAATGAGGGAGTCATTGCGTGCAAAGAAACTGAGTCAATAAAACGATAGGGGGCCAAGTCTCCGTTTGACTCTTTTGCGTTTTGGTTTTAAAAAATAGGGGCATTGTCCCTTATAATGTTGCCTAACCCTTATAAGGTCTCCCCTTGTCAAGAGAAAAAAGGACCTTGCTCGGAAAACTAATTCTCTGACAAAGGGGTTTTTATGCAGACTCGTTATACCTTTGGATGCTGCATCTACCATCTCTAGCATAATTATATTTGTTAAATTAAGGATGACATGGCAGTGCTAAAAATCTCCCAGAATGCTTCCATCCCTGATGATGAGATTGAACTTTCGGCAATACGGGCACAGGGGACCGGAGGACAGAATGTTAATAAAGTATCTTCGGCAATTCATCTGCGCTTTGATATCAATGCGTCCTCTCTATCCGATTTCTATAAGCAACGTCTGTTAAACCTTCGAGACCAGCGTATCAGCAAAGACGGTGTAATTGTTATCAAGGCCCAGAAATTTCGTACTCAGGAAAAAAATCGGGAAGATGCCCTTGAGCGTTTGCAGAAATTAATCAAAGGTGTGGCAGTTACACAGAAAGTCAGAAAGCCGACCAGAGCAACTATAGGCTCCCAGGAAAGGCGGCTTGACAGTAAGTCTCGAAGAAGTAAGACAAAGGCACTGCGAGACAGGGTTTCGGAGTAAGGGAAATACATGGGGACGTTGTCCAAAATCATCACTTAACAGAGCACCTGCCAAAAAAAGAAATCATACTGAATATGAATAGATTATGGAATAGAGCATTACTGCTAGCAGCAATATCTGTCTGTTATAACATTTTAGAAGGGTTGGTATCCGTTTATTTCGGGTATACTGATGAGACATTGTCTTTGTTTGGATTTGGTCTGGATTCGTTTGTCGAGTTAATTTCTGGAGTTGGTGTATGGCATATGATTATTCGGGTTAGAAATAACAATAATCAAAAGGATTCATTTGAGAAAACAGCGTTAAGAATCACCGGAGTTTCATTTTACACTTTAACTTTCGGATTATTTGTGACAGCCATTTACAATATCTACAGTAATAGTAAGCCAATAACAACTGTTTGGGGTATTATAATTTCATTATTATCTGTTCTAACAATGATTTTTTTGACGAGGGCAAAATTGAGCATAGGCAAAAAGCTAAATTCAAATGCAATTATTGCTGATGCCAACTGTACAAAAACATGTGTCTATCTTTCAATAGTTCTATTACTGTCCAGTGTATTATATGAAATATTCAGAATCGGATATATAGATTCGATTGGTGCATTGGGAATAGCCTATTATGCTTTTAAAGAAGGAAGAGAATCATTGGAAAAATCAAAGGGAAAAGTCTGCACTTGTTGTGAATAGATTAAACCAACAGCAAGAAACCCAATAATTAACAAAGGGGGGTCACTATGATAATAGGCATTCCGCGTGAAATCAAACAGGACGAATACAGAGTGGCGATGCTGCCGGTAGGAGTTCAATTGCTGGTTCAGAACGGTCATACGGTACTGTTTCAGAAGGAAGCCGGACTGGGCAGCGGTTATGATGATACTGCTTATTCTGCGGCCGGAGCCAGACTGATAGACACTGCTGACGACATCTTTTCCCGGGCGGAGATGATAGTGAAGGTAAAGGAACCGCAGCCGGAAGAAATTGAAAAGCTCAGGAAAGGACAAATTGTATTCTGCTTTTTCCATTTTGCCAGTTCCCGCAAACTCACTGAAGGATGTCTGAAGCAAGGAATTGCCGCTGTGGCGTATGAGACGCTGGCGGACGACCAGGGGTATCTGGCACTGCTTACGCCCATGAGTGAAGTTGCGGGCAAGATGTCAATCCAGGAGGGCGCCAAATGCCTGGAGAAACCCATGATGGGCAGGGGAATACTGCTGGGCGGTGTAACTGGTGTA includes:
- a CDS encoding MaoC/PaaZ C-terminal domain-containing protein, producing MAKKSALKYWEDLEIGEEYTSPSRTVTEADVVNFAGLSGDYNELHTSEEFCKGNMYGTRIAHGLLGLSIASGLFTRTELCQQTARNLIAFLGLEWKFKGPIKIGDTVTVKVRIIDKKETKNPERGVFVLKRELYNQRGELVQEGETPLMIKRKK
- the arfB gene encoding alternative ribosome rescue aminoacyl-tRNA hydrolase ArfB; its protein translation is MLKISQNASIPDDEIELSAIRAQGTGGQNVNKVSSAIHLRFDINASSLSDFYKQRLLNLRDQRISKDGVIVIKAQKFRTQEKNREDALERLQKLIKGVAVTQKVRKPTRATIGSQERRLDSKSRRSKTKALRDRVSE
- a CDS encoding acyl-CoA dehydrogenase family protein; translation: MDFELTEEQKILQDTVRKFMDNEVAPIVEECEKKKEMPRDLIKKLIPMGYVGALVPPEYGGLGLDYLSLGILMEEAGRTWGALRIMANGPLNLIPYTIYVNGTEEQKKKYLPSLLSADKTGFIAITEPNVGSDASGIETRADLQDGHFIVNGTKMWVTNGSTADVGIIFASTDRSKGPGGISAFIVDKKETPYSAKDIEKMFGHAMVASELVFEDAKVPKENMFGPEGKGLKIALTTLNEGRHNVAMGSVGIAQACINASVKYAKERKQFGKPIGSFQLVQKLIVEMVADTMASRLLGYQAAKCLETGGRCDRFCSVAKLFACEAAFKTASNALQVHGGYGYSKEFPIERYFRDARGAMIPEGTTEIQTLIIGRDVLGMSAIR
- a CDS encoding NAD(+)/NADH kinase — protein: MKKIGIIAKPNKPEAIEVTKRLVGWLVERSIEVFLDSALASLIKHPSGYDITRIPSLVDMIIVLGGDGTLLSVARVIGNRKVPILGVNLGGLGFLTAITMDELYPVLESVIRGDYKLSNRTALKVSLHREGKKVDEYRVLNDAVINKGALARIIDLEISINGKYLTTFKADGLIICTPTGSTAYSLSAGGPIVYPPLHSVIITPICPHTLTNRPLILPDNVTVEVTLISMNEDVFLTLDGQVGFAFDAGSMLEIKKAKSHVYLIEPLHKNYFEVLRAKLKWGER
- a CDS encoding glucose 1-dehydrogenase is translated as MRVKDRVAVVTGSGRGIGEATVRRLSEEGAKVVITDINEENAIKVANDIKAKGGSAIAVRTDVTRIDEVEALMAKAVEAFGKLDILVNNAGFNRDMLIKDMTEKDWDDVLDTDLKGAFLCAKFATKYMVEQKYGKVVNISSRAWHGNPGQANYSSAKAGIIGLTKSMAWEFGRYNINVNAIAPGIIATELMKGHPKFEMIKERQLANMPIKRLGEPIDVANTILFLVSDEASFISGEVIHVSGGRFG
- a CDS encoding VOC family protein, which encodes MMIKKINHVGIAVKDLDKAVSLFENVFGAKVIFRKVFGD
- the recN gene encoding DNA repair protein RecN, with translation MLSELTIKNFAIIDELTLSFSAGLNVLSGETGAGKSIIINAINLLQGRRTSTDIIRSDEEEAIVEALFDISDNNVILNKIDGLGIEKEENLVVKRVISHSGKNKVFINGGLATLGMLAGIGEDLIAISGQHESQLLLNPERHIDILDDFGSLHSLRERVGTLFKRLLKLSSELAELSHAADKRAERESLLDFQWNEIERANLRAGEDDDLKREKDILINSEKLLEYSNHAYNTIYGAKESVLENLKGAKNNIKDISRIDSSLVKLHDAMESSIIELEDIALYLRDYAQKIEFDPAKLEEVEQRLLEINKLKKKYGSTIGEIIQHKERIQRELGDISNSEDTIARLKNDLHDTEMEILKMAEDLSDKRRTAAEKLKDSIEKELWSVGMEKTVFEAGINNHRFNTRGSLYENIDIGDIRVTGKGIDNVEFLLSPNPGEPPKALSRIASGGELSRVILALKSILAQRGGVETLIFDEVDAGIGGKVADIVGQKLKSLSRFHQVICITHLPQIARFADTHYNINKGVKDGRAATSVMRLDKEERIGEIARMLAGAEITEAVKEHAREMIETVNIDSSLTGKKQR